One Cylindrospermum stagnale PCC 7417 DNA segment encodes these proteins:
- a CDS encoding DEAD/DEAH box helicase: MNTPNYSLLLQSLWTPPTTLITENSHSNHHAPEPTDITEFLGEELLWQQTIPATDPNLKNIPNDLPKQLIKALQSLGITQLYSHQIKALQAIRRGKSLILTSPTASGKTLSTYPGIIEGCINQEHRALAFYGLRALALDQFHKISQLLSTIPQKSRPVLAMITGDVKSEEREQILKSEPHILGVTPELIHFQLKQVWKSQSWANFYQRLRYILIDEAHTLSGSYGANMAWLIRRIKLAVDNYGGDSKQLQFIFLSATCGNPKQLALKISGLKPTKLNPKPLIWIRKSGAASPPRQVIVTQPGYNLTADTARIIQFLLNQNKSGIAFCNSRRSVRELTELLKSNQVTAFYSGITAERRAEVVNQLQSGIIKWIIATEALEAGIDLPELECCVLRGWPGSKMAYQQRSGRAGRSQPGLTVLLPNALNPIDCYVAEHPEMLVSGESEEVFFNDEYPIFAAKHLMCAAAETGIPTNKIKHYFGTAAFEVAKLLLAQGHLHKGRNGLWAKGYPHKDVNFRGGLSQTTIKLVDATSGKELEEISEDIAHREVHPQAIYKRQDTNGQMLTYQCISLDLNSKRAILKQTADSPVFTVATTESQTSSLTVLTDPVNLPLLFSPDGEVDDCKEYLTLELSFGEVKHITSGYSLMTQIYEQTCLNKRCLNYKEPLQHLRLL, encoded by the coding sequence ATGAACACGCCCAATTACAGCTTATTACTGCAAAGCCTTTGGACACCACCCACTACACTCATTACCGAAAACTCCCACTCAAATCACCATGCCCCTGAACCTACAGATATCACCGAATTTCTAGGTGAAGAATTACTTTGGCAACAAACTATCCCTGCCACAGATCCCAACCTAAAAAATATCCCCAATGACCTACCAAAACAATTAATAAAAGCCCTGCAATCATTAGGAATTACCCAACTTTACTCCCATCAAATCAAAGCCTTACAAGCAATTAGAAGAGGTAAAAGTTTAATCCTCACCTCCCCTACAGCCAGTGGTAAAACCCTCAGCACATACCCCGGCATTATCGAAGGTTGCATCAATCAAGAACACCGAGCATTAGCATTTTATGGACTGCGAGCCTTAGCACTAGACCAATTTCATAAAATCTCACAACTCCTTTCTACCATACCCCAAAAATCTCGACCAGTGCTGGCGATGATCACTGGAGATGTTAAATCAGAAGAACGAGAACAAATTCTCAAAAGTGAACCGCATATATTAGGTGTAACTCCAGAATTAATTCATTTCCAACTCAAACAAGTTTGGAAATCTCAAAGTTGGGCAAACTTTTATCAGCGATTGCGCTACATATTAATTGATGAAGCTCACACCCTTTCCGGTAGTTATGGCGCAAATATGGCTTGGTTAATTCGGCGCATCAAACTAGCAGTAGATAATTACGGTGGTGACTCCAAACAACTGCAATTTATATTCCTCAGTGCTACTTGTGGTAATCCTAAACAATTAGCTTTAAAAATCTCCGGTTTAAAACCAACTAAACTCAACCCCAAACCCTTAATTTGGATTCGTAAAAGTGGAGCAGCTTCACCACCAAGACAAGTAATTGTCACTCAACCCGGTTACAATTTAACTGCTGACACCGCGCGGATAATTCAATTTTTACTCAATCAAAATAAATCAGGAATCGCTTTTTGTAATTCCCGGCGCAGTGTGCGAGAATTAACAGAACTGTTAAAATCAAACCAAGTCACCGCATTTTACAGTGGCATTACTGCCGAGCGTCGAGCCGAAGTAGTTAATCAACTTCAGTCTGGTATAATCAAGTGGATTATTGCCACAGAAGCATTAGAAGCAGGAATTGATTTACCAGAATTAGAATGTTGTGTATTGCGTGGCTGGCCTGGTTCCAAAATGGCGTATCAGCAACGCAGTGGTCGAGCCGGACGTTCACAACCAGGACTAACAGTGTTACTTCCCAATGCTTTGAACCCCATAGACTGTTACGTAGCAGAACATCCAGAAATGCTCGTATCTGGAGAATCTGAGGAAGTCTTCTTTAACGACGAATATCCCATCTTTGCAGCCAAACATTTGATGTGTGCAGCCGCAGAAACAGGCATCCCCACCAACAAAATCAAACACTACTTCGGTACAGCAGCTTTTGAGGTAGCAAAGTTGTTGTTAGCCCAAGGACATTTACATAAAGGTCGCAATGGCTTGTGGGCTAAAGGTTATCCCCATAAAGATGTTAACTTTCGTGGTGGTTTATCTCAAACTACCATCAAATTAGTAGATGCTACATCCGGGAAAGAACTAGAGGAAATCTCAGAAGATATTGCTCACCGGGAAGTCCATCCCCAAGCCATCTACAAACGACAAGATACCAATGGACAAATGCTAACTTATCAGTGTATTTCGCTAGACCTCAACAGTAAACGAGCAATATTAAAACAGACAGCAGATAGCCCAGTTTTTACAGTTGCAACTACAGAATCACAAACCAGTAGCCTCACCGTGCTGACTGACCCAGTGAATTTACCATTGCTGTTTTCTCCAGATGGTGAAGTTGATGACTGTAAAGAATATTTAACCCTGGAACTAAGTTTTGGTGAAGTTAAGCACATTACCAGTGGTTACAGTTTAATGACGCAAATTTACGAGCAGACTTGTTTAAATAAACGCTGTCTTAACTACAAAGAA
- a CDS encoding sacsin N-terminal ATP-binding-like domain-containing protein translates to MINPKQLIEDIRKNTYGIGLQTDQAAQGVIDNFRRSLNSALERLSVDLYSKETHFVLELIQNADDNQYQSGVIPTLNLTIEPQKIIVQNNELGFSEDNVRAICNVGRSTKTKVEGYIGEKGIGFKSVFRISDEPQIFSNGFQFHFKRQDNENQLGFVTPYWIEAIPNYVDSTLTNIILPLRESAKDELSKLGEIEHTLIFFLRQLKTVTIENRVNNESHQITRLDKNGNIEIEETRELIRKKYLNKNAETLNAAIKLYILRCNCPIKG, encoded by the coding sequence ATGATTAATCCCAAACAGCTTATTGAAGATATCCGTAAAAACACTTATGGCATTGGTTTACAGACTGACCAAGCAGCTCAAGGAGTTATTGACAATTTTAGGAGAAGTCTGAACAGCGCACTCGAACGACTTTCAGTAGACCTTTATTCTAAAGAAACTCATTTCGTTTTAGAACTTATTCAAAATGCAGACGATAACCAGTATCAAAGTGGAGTAATTCCTACACTAAACTTGACAATAGAACCGCAAAAAATTATTGTTCAAAATAATGAGCTTGGATTTAGTGAGGATAATGTCAGAGCAATCTGTAATGTAGGACGTAGTACAAAAACTAAGGTAGAAGGATACATTGGTGAAAAAGGAATAGGATTTAAATCAGTATTCCGCATCAGTGATGAACCTCAAATATTTTCCAATGGATTTCAGTTCCATTTTAAGCGCCAAGATAATGAGAATCAACTGGGATTTGTTACTCCTTACTGGATTGAAGCAATTCCTAATTATGTTGATTCAACTTTAACCAATATTATTTTACCACTTCGAGAATCAGCTAAAGATGAGTTAAGTAAGTTAGGTGAAATTGAACATACATTAATTTTCTTTCTCCGCCAACTTAAAACTGTCACAATCGAGAATAGAGTTAATAATGAATCTCACCAAATCACACGCTTAGATAAAAATGGAAATATAGAGATAGAAGAAACTAGGGAACTGATAAGAAAAAAATATTTAAATAAAAATGCAGAAACGTTGAATGCAGCAATAAAACTTTACATACTAAGATGTAATTGTCCTATCAAGGGTTAA